The Paenibacillus macerans genome includes a window with the following:
- a CDS encoding sporulation protein YjcZ — protein sequence MSCFAGGGFTSTGVILVLFILLVIVLTAWI from the coding sequence ATGTCGTGTTTCGCAGGCGGCGGTTTTACGAGCACCGGAGTTATCCTCGTTTTGTTCATCCTTTTGGTAATTGTTTTGACTGCCTGGATCTAA